A region of Oncorhynchus gorbuscha isolate QuinsamMale2020 ecotype Even-year unplaced genomic scaffold, OgorEven_v1.0 Un_scaffold_1807, whole genome shotgun sequence DNA encodes the following proteins:
- the LOC124024251 gene encoding gamma-crystallin M3-like, producing MTMGKIIFYEDRNFQGRSYETSSDCPELTSYLSRCNSCKVESGCFMVYDRSNFQGNQYFVRRGEYGDYQRMGMSDCIRSCRNIPMHSGQFRMRIYERENFGGQMHEMMDDCENMMDRYRMSDCQSCNVMDGHWLMYEQPNYRGRQMYLKPGEYRNLSNMEESMGNMRWQSMRRIMDSC from the exons ATGACCATGGGAAAG ATCATCTTCTACGAGGACAGGAACTTCCAGGGTCGTTCCTATGAGACCAGCTCAGACTGCCCTGAGTTGACCTCCTACCTGAGCAGGTGCAACTCCTGCAAGGTGGAGAGCGGCTGCTTCATGGTGTACGATCGCTCCAACTTCCAGGGAAACCAGTActttgtgaggagaggagagtatggTGACTACCAGCGTATGGGCATGTCTGACTGCATTAGGTCCTGCCGTAACATCCCCATG CACAGTGGCCAGTTCAGGATGAGGATCTACGAGAGGGAAAACTTTGGAGGCCAGATGCACGAGATGATGGACGACTGTGAGAACATGATGGATCGTTACCGTATGTCCGACTGCCAGTCCTGCAATGTGATGGACGGCCACTGGCTCATGTACGAGCAGCCTAACTACAGAGGCAGGCAGATGTACCTGAAGCCTGGAGAGTACAGGAACCTCAGCAACATGGAGGAAAGCATGGGCAACATGAGATGGCAGTCTATGAGGCGTATCATGGATTCTTGTTAA
- the LOC124024256 gene encoding gamma-crystallin M3-like, giving the protein MNGKIIFYEDRNFQGCSYECSSDCSELSSHLNRCNSCRVESGMFMVYDRPNYMGHQYFLRRGEYPEYQHMLGFNDCIRSCRMIPQHMGQFRMRIYEKENFGGQMHEVMDDCDSIQERYHMPEMQSCNVMDGHWVMYEQPQFRGMQTYLRPGEYRNTREMGMGNDEMRFQSMRRISSDAAF; this is encoded by the exons ATGAACGGAAAG ATCATCTTCTACGAGGACAGGAACTTCCAGGGCTGCTCCTATGAGTGCAGCAGCGACTGCTCCGAGCTCTCCTCCCACCTGAACAGGTGCAACTCCTGCAGGGTGGAGAGTGGCATGTTCATGGTGTACGACCGGCCCAACTAcatgggccaccagtacttcctgaGGAGGGGAGAGTACCCTGAGTACCAGCACATGTTAGGCTTCAACGACTGCATCAGGTCTTGTCGTATGATCCCCCAG CACATGGGCCAGTTCAGGATGAGGATCTACGAGAAGGAGAACTTCGGAGGCCAGATGCACGAGGTGATGGACGACTGTGACTCCATCCAGGAGCGTTACCATATGCCCGAGATGCAGTCCTGCAACGTGATGGACGGCCACTGGGTCATGTATGAGCAGCCCCAATTCAGAGGCATGCAGACCTACCTGAGGCCTGGAGAGTACAGGAACACGAGAGAGATGGGAATGGGAAATGATGAAATGAGGTTCCAGTCCATGAGGCGCATCAGCAGCGATGCTGCCTTTTAA